The genomic interval CTCtagtgaacccatgcagctgggacagactcggGTGAGCACGCAGGAACGAGAACGACGGCGCCGTGAACACCGTTGTTTCTACTGTGGTGAGAGGGGCCACTTCGTGCcacaatgccctctcaaacaggGCTCTACCCGAGGGGAAGCCAAAACTGCCAGACCACTTCAGGCAGGGGTGAGTTCCGAACCCATTACCCAGCACTCTGTTCAGTCTGCCTTCGTATTGCCCATTATAGTGGGTTACTCACGGGTTTCTTGTGTTTTAGAAGCACTGATCGACTCGGGAGCGGCGGGGAATTTCATTAGCCAAGAGACCGTACACCAATATAATATCCCCGTTCGTCCTCTCTGCACCCCCCGCCGAGTCCAAGCCATTGATCGGGCCCCCATAGGAGAGGGCATAATCACCCACTGCACCGAACCTGTTAACCTCCGAACCAGCGCCCTTCATCAGGAGAAGATCACGTTCCATGTCATAGTGACGGCTCGACACCCAGTGGTTCTCGGTCTCccttggctcgaacatcacaatCCCCAAATTTCATGGAACCAAAGGGAAATCACGCGCTGGTCACCTCACTGCATTTCTCACTGTCTTCAAGTCCCGGTGATCTCCGTAGCATCCACCTCCATTGAAAGCCCAGATAAGGCAGATAACGTTCagatccccagtgtttaccacgacctcatAGAGGTATTCAGTAGGAAGAAGGCGAGCGGACTACCTCCCCACCGTGATTACGACTGCGCTATTGATTTGCAcccaggcactacaccaccacgaGGGAGGGTCTACCCGTTAACGATCACTGAGCAAAAGGCCATGgaagagtacattcaggaggcgtTGCACCAAGGGTATATACGACCATCCACTTCTCCAGCATCCGCGGGATTTTTCTTcgtggagaagaagggaggaggctTACGACCGTGCATCGACTACCGAGGACTAAACCAATGTTGCGTCAAGTACCGCTACCCACTCCCTCTAGTaccagccgctctggaacaatTACGCACGGCCACCATTTTCACGAAACTGGACTTGcgcagtgcatacaacctgGTCCGGATCCGAgagggagatgaatggaagactgggttcagcacaacttcaggccactacgagtatcaggtcatgccgtatgggctttctaacgccCCCTCGGTCTTCCAATGTTTAATTAACGATgtgttacgtgacatgctgggacgccaTGTGATCGCCTACATCGACGACATACTGATGTACTCTGACTCCCGGGAagaacatgttcaccacgtTCGCCAAGTGCTACAGCGACTGCTCCGTCACCAGCTATATGTGAAAGCAGAGAAGTGTGAATTCCATAAAACCACCATCACGTTTCTGGGCTATGTCATCAGCCCCGAGGGaatctccatggaccaagaaaaggtccaggcGGTAGTAAGCTGGCCCACACCCACGACcatcaaggaactacagaggtttctggggtttgcaAACTTCTACAGGAGATTTATCAGGAATTTCAGTGCCGTCGCCAACCCCCTCACATCCCTGCTAAAGGGGAGACCCAAACGTCTGGCATGGAATTCCACTGCCCAATCCGCCTTCGACAAGCTCAAGAAGGCCTTCACCACTGCACCCCTCATCAAACATCCAGACCCATCCAGAccgtttatagtggaggtggacgCATCAGAAaccggggtaggagccattCTGTCCCAACGATTTGGAGAAAGGCCAAAACTTCACCCGGTGGCCttcttctcgcgaaagctttccccagccgagagaaactacgatgtggggAATCGGGAACTCTTGGCAGTTAAGTTAGCGCtggaagagtggagacactggttagagggggctacacatccatttgtcatcttcacggaccataagaacctggagtaccttcgcactgcaaagcgactcacaccccgccaggCCCGATGGGCCCTATTCTTCACTAGATTTCAATTCACGTTATCCTACAGACCCGGGTCCAAGAACACAAAGGCGGATGCTCTGTCTCGTCTTGATCAGACAGAACGGGTCAACGAGCAGGAGGAGTACATCATTCGTCCTTCATGTGTTATCAGTGCACTAGAGTGGGAGCTGGACGCGGAACTAGAGCAGATTCCCCAGTCCCAAGTACCTGTAAAGTGTCCTCCTGACAAACTCTTCGTACCTGAAGAGTAccgccaagaactcatcatctgggcacacACGGTACTCGGTACGGGACATCCTGGAACACAacgcacacaccatctcctggaagagaagtactggtggcccaatatgataggagacacacacaaggTGGTGAAATCCTGTTCATCGTGCGCACAGAGTAAAGTACCTCGGACCCTCCCTGCCgggaggctcaagcccttacctATCCCCGAACACCCCTGGTCCCACGTATCTGTAGATTTCGTAACAGACCTGCCTAGATCCCAAGGAGATACCACAATTCTAGTCGCAGTGGACCGGTTCTCCAAGTCCGTACGCTTCATTCCCTTGCCCGCTCTCCCCACTGCATTCAGGACAGCTGAACTcctattccagcatgtgttcaggTATTACGGCATTCCGgaggagattgtcagtgacaggggcccgcagtttacctccagagtgtggtccagcttcatgacgAAGATGGGAGTgacagtgaatctcacctccggtTATCACCCCCAAGCCAATGGGCAAGCCGAACGAGTCAATCAGGAACTGGGACGATTCCTCCGCACCTTTTGTGCCAACaacccagaggattggagcaagttcttgccatgggccgagtacgcccagaactcactACGCCATTCGGCTACCAATCTCACCCCCTTCCAGTGCGTGCTCGGTTACCAACCCCCTCTGTTCCTGTGGAACGCAACCCCCACCGCAGCTCCGGCCGTTGACCACTGGTTCAAACGTAGTGAGCGTGTCTGGGCTGACACCCATCGACGCCTGAAGGAGACGACAGACACGTACAAACACAAAGCAGATCGCCGCCGCAAAGAACACCCTAACTACCAACCAGGCGATCGGGTATGGTTGTCCACAAAAGACTTGAGACAAGCTCACGGCTGTAAAAAACTAGCGCCACGATATactggaccattcaagatcctcaagcggGTCAATGAAGTCACCtaccgtctggaactgccacgacacagccgcatctccccttcattccacgtatcacgtctcaaacctgttgTTAACGGTCCTCTAGCCACCGAAGTACCAGCTGAAACTCCTCCGAACCCTCTGGAGattgatggacaaccggcttacCACGTCAggaacatcctcaaatctagACGCAGGAGgggcaagctggagtatttggtcgagtgggaAGGTTACGGAcctgaggaacagtgctgggtttCCAAGTAGGATATATTGGATCCACAGCTCACCAAGGACTTTCATGTCACTCATCCTCATCTCCCAGGCccacgaccccgggggaggccaagaaagaactctgctcccggagtgagccctttggggggggttctgtcacagctcggtccgatcagaactcaaattcccaagatgcaatactcacttctcaggcacgcatgcgctcaccatccccggagttctgatcagacacacctggcaccaatcacacacacacacacactagtactTAGGGAAGACATCCACCCAGAATCTAcccgaagtatacgctcagtagctTTGTTTGCTGCGTTACCAAGCTTATCTAGTTCGTTGTTGCTTATAATCCTCGACCCTCGCTTCTTGtctcgactacgctttctggatatccccatttgtattgttcgcccgatcgcttgacccttgctGATTCTACGACTACGCTTCCGGAACTTCCCGATCCTACTCTGTTCACCCGcctcccgctcctgcttccgtaccGTCTCAAGGTtggtgacagtgtgtgtgtgtttggatgcaagttttcattccaacccaacacctgattccacctgctTAATCAGCTTAATCATGTTAACTACTAGTAAGATGGATAGTAAGGTCATTAACACAaaggtcaataataataatgtaacagGGCTGACTAACATTATGGTAGCTACTTGTGTTGCAAAATAAATCATGACACAGTGGGTGAGGATTTATTTTGCAACACAAGTAGCTACCATAATGTTAGTCAGCCCTGTTACATTATTATTGTACATTATTATagccctgacactgagctgcagcacggtggccaagaccatacagcggtttaacaggacaggttccactcagaacaggcctcgccatggtcgaccaaagaagttgagtgcacatgctcagcgtcatatccagaggttgtctttgggaaatagacgtatgagtgctgccagcattgctgcagaggttgaaggggtggaaAGTGTGTcttgtctacagtcaagcatggtggtgggagtgtcatggtctggggctgcatgagtgctgccggcactggggagctacagttcattgagggaaccatgaatgccaacatgtactgtgacgtACTGatgcagagcatgatcccctcccttcagagactgggccgcagggcagtattccagcatgataacgaccccagacacacctccaagacaaccactgccttgctaaagaagctgagggtgaaggtgatggactggccaagcatgtctccagacctaaaccctcttgagcatctgtggggcatcctcaaacggaaggtggaggagcacaaggtctctaacatccaccagctccgtgatgtcatcatggaggagtggaagaggactccagtggcaacctgtgaagctctggtgaacttcatgcccaagagggttaaggcagtgctggaaaataatggtggccacacaaaatatttatatatatatatatatatatatatatatatatatatatatatatatatatatacacacagtataacTATTATAACTTGGCCTGAGGGTGCACTATTCCAACTTTCCAACTACAAGGCTGCTTTGTAAAGACTGAATGGGATTTGTTCAAGGACTTGGCAGAATATACACAAACTGATGTGTTTTACATTGCCTGACTCATTTCTGGAGGAGAGGAATCTGACTATTATGAAGAGGTCTGAAagctgacatcatggtgctcTGAAAACAACTTAACACCAAAACATCAAAGactttcatatttataaatggaGACTGTGTGGAAACAGTTCACAGTTTTAAATTCCTGGGAATCCACATATGGGACAGTCTCTCCTGGAGTGAAAACACGACAGCTGGTGTTAAAAAGGCACAGCAGCACCAACACTCTGTTATAGAGAGTGTTTTAACATACTGCCTCACAGTGTGGTATGGGGGCTGCTCAGTAGCTGACAAAAAAGCTCTACAGGGTCATCAACACAGTGCAGAAcatcattggctgccctctcccctcaCTACAAGACATTACAAACACCTGCTACCTATCCAGAGCAAAAAACATTGTTAAGGACTCTTCCCACCCTGGTCACTACCTGATTGCCCTCCTGCCCTCGGGAAGGCGAAACAGGGCAATTAAAATGCGCAATTTCATTGTATTTCTATGCAAAGACAATAAAggtttctattctattctatgcTATTCTATATAACCAAACAATACAGTAACGATTGCATACACTTCAATTCCCTGCTGATTCAATATGACTCGGTTCAGCACCAACAATTCAGTTCAGGTTTGATCTAATATGATTCGTTTCAGTTATTCATTTTATGTTGTAAAGTGTGATATGTGCCATATCATAGACTGTTGGACCGATTTTACGATTTTAggatttgaattgttttttttttttaaacccctaGTAGAATCTGATCAGAACTTTCAAAAGGTTTCTACTCAATGTTCTACTCATTCCTTGCTCAGAAAATTTCATTCATGACATACAACCACTGGTGAATCAGAACACATTAAGACTATGCAAGATGCTGTTTACAAGAAGGGACAGAGCAGACTCTACTtattgagaaaaaaacaaatacaacaggATGCTACATATGTTCCACCAGTCATTTGTGACAGGCACCATGTTTAAGCAGCAtgtttaatccatccatccatccactcgtccatccacccaccctTCTGTCCACCCACCCGTCCGTCCATCCTTCCAGCCATACACACATCCATCCGCCCACCTGTCTATCCacacatccacccacccatccatccaatgCTACTGTTCTCTGGTTAGAATCCAGATGACTCTGACCAGAATAAAGAgaatactgaagatgaatgaatgaatatacttTAAATGATATATTATATGTCGGGACACCACGTCAAAGAAATAAACTGATAtataaaaagcttttttttcagaacatggttgaataatttagGTCCAAAATATAACAAGTGAacatcaaaaacacaaaacttgATTATAATGTGCTGTAGATGGCCCACAGTGTGcttgtttaaaagaattaataataCACTAGTGACTAATATATCaaagcgctgctgaattcttgattcaGAAGATGGTCATTAAGATGGTGATTAatgttttataacatttaaaggcagagtcttcagtgtcagcactttgtaatagtCAATGTGTTTTCCTCCACGGGATTGTTTTCAGGAAATAGGACTTGCGCTCTCCAGTCTCTcctgtatttctgtcttattaacttcaagtgagagaaaaaagagaggctggtgagggagcaactgtttatagctactgtaTCATAAGTGATAATATTAACTACAGCATGAAATGCacctataaacagataaaaagtataatgtgtTTTGTATAATGTACTTTTGTTGTGGTATGAGAGCAATTAAACAAGAAATAATCAATGTGGgtgtggtaagagtaactctgcATTGCATAGGGTCACATGACATCTCCCcatcatttattttccttttcattactgatcttttaaatttatttcttgCTTATCTGATTtatcttcatttaaaacacagcTCTGAGTCCACAGGTGGAGTGTTACAGCAGTGATCAATAGAGTTAAAGTGTTTATTGTGAGTTGGTctgatgctgctgctgccatctAGAGGATAATGTGAGACACACAGGAGGGAAGCACTGCATCCATGtaagaataaaaatgtgacCAAAACTCAAGAGAAGGCTCGAATCACATTGTGCGTGTGTAACGTGCATGACCATTATAAGTGCTTTGGAGCAGCAATTGTTCAGGTCAGTACTGAAATAGTCCAGGTTCATGTCATGTTAAGAAGCCTGTAAGTGGGCGGAGCCAGGGGTAAGTAGACCATTGTCTGTGAGTACTGAAGTGTGGAAGGGTGTGTAGCCAAGGATCTAACAATTACAATGAAACTGTACCAGAATATGTTCTTATATCCCCCAGAAATATCCCTGAATCTGTCTAACTGCTTTTTGTTCTTAATGTGAAGAGAATAAGAACAGAATTACAACATTACAAAGTCCATGATCGCATAACATTTCCCATttcagctgctgctgcttttgtttcatttgtcaaGTTTTTGGAAGTTTGTTATTTTGGCCAGGAGAAAGACCTGAAGCACAGAATTTCATAGTGTAGTTTTTTCTTCATAAAGAGATGCAGGCAGCCACAAAAGTGGAGGGATGGAGAcagaatttattcatttattcatttgacccCTTCAAGGTCTCATCATCCAAAACACCTGTAACCTTTGACTCTCTTTCTTACAAACCCTCTGTGGCTGGAAACTCAAAAGTGACCTAAGTCTAGAAAATAGAACCTACCAAGTAACGCATAGCAACCACAGTCCATTATCGATGCAGTACTCAAAATGTAAAGGAGTAAACATACAACACACAGGAAGCATTGAGTGGAgtttaaaatacataatattCTACACTCCCCTTTatgattaattaaatgtttaataatcaaagtgaaaataaaaaagacagagaatAGTAATTATAATCATGAAATtacaagtaaataagtaaatcagTAAAAATCAGTGTGTGGCTAAGCTTACTCATCCCAAAGTTCCAAAAATATTAGGAGGCAAATGCATCATTACAGCATTAATATGGAAAATTATtgtataaaatgattaaaagtgaTTAAAGTCGGGAATGATAAATGATGATTCatgataaaaataacaataaataataataaatgttcacTGTTGATTGTTGAGCGTGGCTATTGAGCTGAAACTTCTAACTAACCTCTAACCCTGTGTCATGGAGGTTATGAAAATCATTACACATCAGAAATGTAActtgaaggaggtgtgtgtaattttgtgaACAACTCAAATCCTGACTCTCAAAACAAAGCCAGAAGCACAAACTTTCAGCATCAGGTAATCACAGAACACATGATATCTAACATATGAAATGGCATCTTTTATACACTTTATTTGACCACATTTCAGGATGAGGATGAAGGCTCTCAGCACTTCCATGTGCTGGTTTCCAAGCATATAGCAAACTTCTGAACAGTAATAAACTGGCTTTTTGAAaaactattcatttacattatCTGATCTTGAGAGGTTATTCCACAATTTAGTTTGAAACTAGAATAATTTTCAAGTAAGAGGCCAGTCCACTTTAATAGAGAATCTGGCAGCAACAATCTCATTGATTAGAGGGCAATTTCTGACTCCAACTGTGTCCAACTGGTCGGTTTAATACTTGAGACTTTGGTagactgaatctgattggttggtgttgggattcagactttgatagactgaatctgattggttggtgttgGGGTTCAGACTTTGGTagactgaatctgattggttggtgttgGGGTTCAGACTGTGGTAGaccgaatctgattggttggtgtttGGGTTCATACTTTGATagactgaatctgattggttggtgttgGGGTTCAGACTTTGGTagactgaatctgattggttggtgttgGGGTTCAGACTTTGGTagactgaatctgattggttggtgttggggttcagactttgatagactgaatctgattggctggtgttGGGTTTCAGACTTTGGTagactgaatctgattggttggtgttgGGGTTCAGACTTTGGTAGaccgaatctgattggttggtgttgGGGTTCAGATTTTGGTagactgaatctgattggttggtgttgGGGTTCAGACTTTTATAGaccgaatctgattggttggtcaTTTGTCTTGACTGCAAATGAAGCACATTTGGGTCATTTTCATAATCTTCATTTGTctgaaattataataataaaaaagagaagttTTAGAAGTTGTAAaaacttgaaatgttttgtcaaATTAATTAATGGAGTAAATGAGTTGTTTTACTGTTAATTTGTACTCACCTCTCTGTAAGTTTGTGTCATTGTTTCTGGGCCTGCAGGAAGATGaggaaacaaaaagaacaagtgTTACTTTAATCTTTATAAGTACAGACACCACATGTATGACTGAAACCCTTTTGACGTGAGTTTGACGTGTTATTGATTATATGACTATAACACTAACTGGCAGGAGAATCAGTCACGTAGCAGTCCAACATCATTTTCTATGGCAGGGGTGCCCACAATTTTTTGACTTGTGAGCTACTTTTAACATGAGCAGTCAAAGAGATCTACCTACACTAAAAATGcgaaacatatatttatttatatatatactgcgtatacttcaaatatatatatatacacacacacaatatatgttcatgtaccttgcaTAACTGCATGAACCCTTATGGCACActacaattcagtacatttttggtcaATACCTTACTCTGATGACTTGCACTGAATAGAATCAGCCAGGTTTGCATAGTCCGGACAGTAGCTGCTGGTACCCAGCCTCAAGCAGGActccaaatgatgatcagtcatTGTGGAACGGTATTTGTACTTAATAATCTTCATGTGGGAAaaggctgactcacataaataagtagagccaactaatgcagtcaaggaggttgcacatttcctcatgtttgggtacttttcccctgtgagtaagttccaaaactgtccatgagccctggacttcagctgaatgtcagtctgtagtttcaaaatctcatcctccacttcagacgagttcaggtgaaacagcgTTGCAATTTTCGATGCGAGTTGTCCCTGAATGGGTAGCACATGAATGTGGCGAATGCCTCCAataaagcaaagtcttgaaagcgtctgtcaaactctgaccgACAGCTGTCAATCTGCTCCGTGTAGCGTGCAGTGCGCACAATCCTTCCGCTGCGTCAAAGGTTTTGGAAGTTCCCAAAATCATGGCGCTGCAGCTTTGAGgacagaagttgcattttccgtttaaaggcattaactgcctttaatttttgtcttttccttgcagctccaaattaagttggtcagatcggttaaaaatgCTCGGTTAAAAAAACGTCCAGCagccactgatcatcattgagctgggtgtattctgcatgtttaacagcaaaaagaaactcccttatctccggacagagctctcgaaatctctgcaggaatttacccctactaagccatctcacatcagtgtgtagcaggagctcagagtggtcgcagtctgccttctccagatgcgcACGGAACAGCTGTCTTTGAAGTGATCTAGCACGTATAGAACAGGCGATCTTTGTTGCCACATCCatgatctctttcatgtttagcatttttgcgcataaggcttgttggtgtattatgcagtggtagTTAAGGAAGTCAGGGAAAGCATCGTCTTCCCTGCACTTGGCAATGAATCCATTTGTGCTGCCAACCATTGACTGATATCAATTTGCACACTGGGAGCTGGGTTTTGTcaatgaagtctttaaaagactgaaaaatgtcctctcccCGCGATTTCGCTCGCTAGCCTTTAGCACTGGCGCGCTTGATCGCACACGCGTGGTGAGAGAAAAGATGAGATCTCAGACTGGCTGCCCTGTACATCAACTaacatcatttattattattattatttggcgATCTACCCGCACTTCCTTTGCGATCGACATATTGGGCACCCCTGttctatggtgtgtgtgtgtgtgtgtttgtgtactttgCGTCCTGCGTCTCCTATGTAGAATCACAATGAGGAATATGACTCCAgtcagaagcagcagcagaattACAGACACAGTGATCACAGTGAAAGCTGGAAATCCTGGAAGAGAAATACGAGATCAGTCAGACGATCACATTAAACTACACACTGATCATTCAGAAAAACCTGATCATCATAGTCACATCATAGTCATGTAGTTAGACTGTGGGCGTGAGGTGCATGAAAGTATAATCACCTCTTTCAAGAGAAGTTGGCGTagacattgatgatgatgatgatgaagatgatgatgttggtaAAGATGATGAATATATTGTTGGCACTGATGCTGAAACAGGGACACGTGGATCTAAAGCACAGAAACATATAGATAGTTTGGATGATAAAGGAGTCGTATGTAGATCCAGCATATGCCTGAAAGCAGTACAGGGCTCTTATGTATAAAAGTGTTGAGAGTAAAAATTTGGTGTTAAGTGACAAAATATTATAAGTAATGAGgacattgagaggaaccagactcataaGAGAACCCATCCACCTCTGGGTGTAGCCTGATAGTGGGATTCATTATGAGCATCCTGGTCTCTGTGAGTACAGCAGATGTTTTTCAGTAAGTCTacagctcgggttactgtctacATGAAGTTTTTACATGTTCTGTTCTGTgattcctccgggttctctggttttctcccacttccacaaacatgctgAGAAGTGGAATGGCTGCACTACATTACTGTTAAGTGTCAATGAGGATGTGACtctgtgaagatgaatgaattcattttctttttctgttgatGAATAAATGCTTGAAGTAAGCAAATGTATTTCAATAAGAAGCAAAACCTCTCTTCCAATAGAGcaagaatataaaatacattctaAGATCAATCAAGCTGTCAGAATGGTCTGTAATTACAGAATAGCAGCTTTACTCATACAAACTCACCAGTAACTGTCAGGTCGATCTGTGTGAAATAAACCTTGTATCCATGATCAGATTTCCAGTCTGCTTCAGCTCCACACCAGTATTCACCAGAGTCCTGCTCAGTTACACTTCTAATACTCACAGTCAACATTTGTGTTTCTCCGTCATCATACAAGGAGAATTTcccctcatttacatattttctacTTTCTTTAACAGATGCTTTATAAGAACAAGCAGCACGTTGCAGCCCCGTCTTGCAGAGAAACTTGGAGTCACTCCTGAGGGATTCTGGGTATTTACAGCTGACAATCAAATCTCCTCCTACATGGACAGTCTTACTGATGGACTTCTCATAGGACAGATCTGCAAATCAAAACCAATCAGAtcagtttatatgtgtatatgtgtcctAGCTCTGATTAACAACACTTAGACAGTTATacagtaaatttacatataaatctgATGTTTCTTCTGATAAAACACATCATTAAATCTCCTCATCTTCTGTTACTTTCAGCTTCACTACAGTGTAGATCTCTATTTCATCAGACACAACAACAGCACATGCGTATGTTCCAGTGTCCTCCGTAATCAGCTCTCTGAAAAACACACTGAAGAATCCTGCACTTCTGTTGTCCTGAATTGAGAATCTGCCATCATGTGACCATTCACTGTgtagttttgttgttattggatTAAAACACCACCGATGTGTTCCCATCTTACAGAAAGATTTGGGTTTGTCTTTATATTCATCCTGAAACCTGCACTTGATGTTTATTCCTCCCCCTGCATATGCACTCACTTCTCTAGAGACCGAGCCCCCTGTTAAAAGCAAGTTCAGATCATGGTTACAACGTacataagtaagaaataaaacacatgggggtgtgtttttaatgaaaataatcacCATTGGAGCTAAGTATTTGGCAACAACACCACTAAgtgttctattattattattattattattattattattattattaaatttatgagataaacagtcgttccatcaccagcctcttaTTTTctcccccaaaacaaaacaaactcaaaaTACATATGTACCAAATCCAGGGAGACTGATGCGAGTGCAGATGAGcgttattaaataaacaactaataaataaccagaagaaagaaaaagaaccaaGACCTAGCAAAACCAACCAAAATTAAGACAAGGCTATGACAGGGGAAAACATAAACGCCAAGCAACTAAGGAGAGAAAACACAGAACTTAAACAGAGAAACTAATCAGGAGAAATACACCTGAGGTGAGCACAAACACAGGAACTAAAACTAAATAAGAAGTTCAAAAACACGCGTGCCCTCTGGGGAGATTGTCCATGGTGGACCTGACATCATaatgcagctcgtcatgttactgaaaaagTGAACAGTTCAATCTGCTCTGTTTAACTGTTGAATAAACATTCATTAAACATTCaggctttctaaaaaaaaaaaaaaactaaccatatcaaggaaaatatatttttgttattaaataatgtgttttcacatCTATTAATGTGGTACATTATGTGgtaaaagtccctgtgaagtagctgttactatagaaacaataatgtattagattGAGCACATTCGCATAAACCTGAGATTTTCAGTCAGcactaatgtcagagctgctgttatagaaaatgaatcaacaccaatCAGTACTGAACATTCAACACCactgtaatataattataaataagcaTTATATAGCATATAGAAAATCCTACTGTTTGTA from Ictalurus furcatus strain D&B chromosome 11, Billie_1.0, whole genome shotgun sequence carries:
- the LOC128614846 gene encoding polymeric immunoglobulin receptor-like — protein: MFGVLLDGGASKEVTGYSGGRVLIKCKYHTEYRENQKYFCKRSWTYCSDQIKSGAKIEWINSGRFSLFDDTKSAVFSVMIRELTVEDTGTYYCRVDLPRGKDIYTPVKLKVKEDLSYEKSISKTVHVGGDLIVSCKYPESLRSDSKFLCKTGLQRAACSYKASVKESRKYVNEGKFSLYDDGETQMLTVSIRSVTEQDSGEYWCGAEADWKSDHGYKVYFTQIDLTVTDPRVPVSASVPTIYSSSLPTSSSSSSSSSMSTPTSLERGFPAFTVITVSVILLLLLTGVIFLIVILHRRRRTQSPETMTQTYRETNEDYENDPNVLHLQSRQMTNQSDSVYKSLNPNTNQSDSVYQNLNPNTNQSDSVYQSLNPNTNQSDSVYQSLKPNTSQSDSVYQSLNPNTNQSDSVYQSLNPNTNQSDSVYQSLNPNTNQSDSVYQSMNPNTNQSDSVYHSLNPNTNQSDSVYQSLNPNTNQSDSVYQSLNPNTNQSDSVYQSLKY